One window of the Nicotiana tabacum cultivar K326 chromosome 4, ASM71507v2, whole genome shotgun sequence genome contains the following:
- the LOC107780065 gene encoding NF-X1-type zinc finger protein NFXL2: protein MTSWSATVAPPLSPPSSDSDSDSDSATTSDSHHHRHSDLSSTIFKSYLEHSSGDHNNQQQQQHDLIKIQSFLTSSRSGALSCLICLERIRPSDPTWSCSSGCFAVFYLHCIQSWAVQCSNLAAARAVTRAATPNDSSLLWHCPKCRVEYSKSQIPKNYYCFCGKLPDPPHDPWVLPHSCNEICGRPLKYNCGHHCLLLCHPGPCPSCPKLVKSRCFCGAVEDVKRCGFKNFSCNGVCKKLLDCKTHMCTETCHEGDCPPCKAKGIYKCQCGKLEMKRECFDRVFRCENPCDKLLGCGRHKCERGCHEGECGDCPLQGKRTCPCGKRVYEGIACDAPVSVCGATCGKMLSCGFHRCPERCHKGPCIETCRVVVTKSCRCGSYRKQVPCYQDLTCERKCQKMRDCGRHACKRKCCDGDCPPCSEMCDRKLRCRNHKCPAPCHRGACAPCPVMVTISCLCGETHFEVPCGAEAEQKPPKCRKPCCVDRLCRHASNCKPHRCHYGACPPCRLLCDEEYPCGHKCELRCHGPTQPPLPEFTLKPKKRRPNNQTEPTPGSSCPPCPQLVWRSCLGNHVGAERMMVCSDRTVFSCDNLCGNPLPCGNHYCTKVCHALVSSTKLYGSRRPESCEECTLPCQQERKPTCPHPCPLRCHPGECPPCKALIKRSCHCGSMVHVFECIYYNSLSAKEQLTVRSCGGPCHRKLPNCTHLCPETCHPGECPSPDQCSKKVTARCGCQTLKKELVCKDVQAAYRSNGTDPKDVSRNQYGLGILPCNSDCRSKVKAAEGELQHRKLKAPEEKEPETKDNVTKRRRRKGRVLEDKKTSILQRIIAGIRRFLLFVIIIIALIASVYLGYKGLLWLSDWMNEAEIKRQRRYSRT from the exons ATGACCTCCTGGTCCGCCACCGTTGCACCACCTCTCTCACCGCCATCTTCCGACTCCGATTCCGATTCCGATTCCGCCACCACCTCCGACTCCCATCACCACCGCCATTCCGACCTCTCTTCCACCATCTTcaaatcctatctcgaacattcCAGCGGCGACCACAACAaccaacaacagcaacaacatgACCTCATCAAAATCCAATCTTTCCTCACTTCTTCTCGTTCCGGTGCCCTCTCATGCCTCATTTGCCTCGAAAGAATCCGTCCTTCCGATCCCACATGGTCATGTTCCTCTGGCTGTTTCGCCGTCTTTTATCTCCATTGTATCCAATCATGGGCCGTTCAATGCTCCAATTTAGCCGCCGCACGTGCCGTCACGCGCGCCGCCACTCCGAATGACAGTTCTCTTTTATGGCACTGCCCCAAATGCCGAGTTGAGTATTCCAAATCGCAGATCCCTAAAAATTACTATTGTTTCTGTGGGAAACTCCCGGACCCACCTCATGATCCTTGGGTTTTACCTCATTCTTGTAATGAAATTTGTGGGAGGCCATTGAAGTACAATTGTGGACACCATTGCTTGTTGTTGTGCCACCCGGGGCCCTGCCCGTCTTGTCCAAAATTGGTTAAATCCAGGTGCTTTTGTGGGGCTGTGGAAGATGTCAAACGATGTGGGTTCAAGAATTTCTCGTGCAACGGTGTTTGTAAAAAGTTGTTGGATTGTAAGACTCATATGTGTACTGAAACTTGCCATGAGGGTGATTGTCCTCCTTGTAAAGCAAAAGGCATTTATAAGTGCCAATGTGGGAAGTTGGAGATGAAAAGAGAGTGTTTTGATAGGGTCTTTAGGTGTGAGAATCCATGTGATAAGTTACTTGGTTGTGGGAGGCATAAGTGTGAGAGAGGTTGTCATGAGGGTGAATGTGGAGATTGTCCACTTCAAGGGAAGAGGACTTGTCCTTGTGGGAAGAGAGTTTATGAAGGGATTGCTTGTGATGCTCCGGTTTCAGTATGTGGAGCAACATGTGGTAAAATGTTGAGTTGTGGATTTCATAGGTGCCCTGAAAGGTGCCACAAAGGCCCCTGCATTGAAACTTGTAGGGTGGTCGTTACTAAATCGTGTAGGTGTGGGAGTTATAGGAAACAG GTTCCTTGCTATCAAGATTTGACATGTGAAAGGAAGTGTCAGAAAATGCGGGACTGTGGAAGACATGCCTGTAAGCGCAAATGCTGTGATGGGGATTGCCCACCTTGTTCTGAG ATGTGTGACAGGAAGCTCCGTTGTAGGAATCACAAGTGTCCAGCTCCATGCCACAG AGGCGCTTGTGCACCCTGCCCAGTGATGGTCACAATTTCATGTTTGTGCGGGGAGACACATTTCGAG GTTCCTTGTGGTGCAGAAGCTGAACAAAAACCTCCAAAATGTCGTAAACCATGTTGTGTAGATCGTTTATGCAGGCATGCTTCTAATTGCAAG CCACATAGGTGTCACTATGGAGCTTGCCCACCATGTCGTTTACTTTGTGATGAAGAATATCCTTGTGGGCACAAGTGTGAATTGAG GTGCCATGGCCCTACACAACCTCCTCTTCCAGAGTTCACTTTGAAACCAAAGAAAAGGAGACCGAACAATCAGACGGAACCTACTCCTGGTTCATCATGCCCCCCATGCCCACAACTTGTTTGGAGGTCTTGTTTGGGTAATCATGTAGGAGCAGAAAGAATG ATGGTCTGCTCAGACAGGACAGTATTTTCCTGTGACAATTTGTGTGGAAATCCTCTTCCTTGTGGAAATCACTACTGCACTAAAGTTTGCCATGCCTTGGTTAGTAGTACAAAATTATATGGTAGTAGAAGACCCGAATCTTGTGAAGAGTGTACTCTTCCTTGCCAACAG GAAAGAAAACCTACTTGTCCTCATCCATGTCCCTTGCGTTGTCATCCTGGAGAATGCCCCCCTTGCAAAGCACTGATAAAGCGTTCATGTCACTGTGGTTCCATGGTTCATGTCTTTGAGTGCATATACTACAACAGCTTGTCCGCTAAAGAGCAACTTACTGTTCGATCATGTGGAGGACCATGTCATAG AAAATTACCTAATTGTACGCACCTTTGCCCAGAGACATGTCATCCTGGTGAATGTCCATCTCCTGATCAATGCTCCAAGAAG GTTACTGCTCGCTGTGGATGCCAAACTTTGAAAAAAGAGTTGGTCTGCAAGGATGTGCAAGCAGCCTATAGAAGTAATGGTACTGATCCCAAAGATGTATCTAGAAACCAATATGGACTTGGCATCCTTCCTTGCAATTCAGATTGCAGGAGCAAAGTGAAAGCTGCTGAGGGGGAGTTGCAACATCGTAAATTAAAAGCGCCCGAG GAAAAGGAACCTGAAACAAAAGATAATGTGACGAAGCGAAGACGGAGAAAAGGAAGGGTGCTCGAAGACAAGAAAACTTCAATACTGCAG AGAATTATTGCTGGCATCAGGAGATTTcttctatttgttatcatcataatAGCTCTGATTGCTTCAGTATATTTGGGTTATAAAGGCCTATTGTGGCTCTCTGATTGGATGAATGAAGCTGAAATAAAACGACAAAGAAGATACTCGCGAACATAG
- the LOC107780064 gene encoding phosphoinositide phospholipase C 2 isoform X1: MSKQTYKVGFFFRRQFTMAAAEAPADVKNTFNHYSDGAGVMNVENFQRFLIEVQKEKNVTLDDAQAIINKYGDPKHTGLQLDAFFKYLFSDINPPLDPKLGIHHDMTAPLSHYYIYTGHNSYLTGNQLSSDCSDVPIIQALQRGVRVIELDIWPNSDEDDVEVLHGRTLTTPVALIKCLRSIKEHAFSASEYPVVITLEDHLTPDLQEKVAEMITQTFGDMLFSPSECLKELPSPESLKKRIMISTKPPKEYLQAKEVKEKDASKKGTEQDDSDEGEDDEDDEGDPKSEKNAASEYKRLIAIHAGKGKGGLSDWLRVDPNNVRRLSLSEPALEKAVDTHSKEIIRFTQKNLLRVYPKGIRVDSSNYDPFVGWTHGAQMVAFNMQGYGRSLWLMHGMFRANGGCGYVKKPDLLLTAGPNNEVFDPTKKLPVKTTLKVTVYMGDGWDKDFDQTHFDTYSPPDFYAKVGIAGVPADAIKKKTKTMDDNWIPTWDEQFEFPLTVPELALLRIKVLDYNRSDKDEFAGQTCLPVPELRQGIRAVPLFDRKGEKYSSVKLFMRFEFV; encoded by the exons ATGTCGAAACAGACGTACAAAGTCGGTTTCTTTTTCCGTCGGCAGTTTACGATGGCCGCCGCCGAGGCTCCGGCGGACGTTAAGAACACGTTCAACCATTATTCCGACGGTGCCGGAGTCATGAACGTCGAGAACTTTCAACGGTTCTTAATTGAAGTTCAGAAGGAGAAAAATGTAACCTTAGACGACGCTCAGGCGATAATCAATAAGTACGGCGACCCTAAGCACACAGGCCTCCAACTCGATGCTTTCTTCAAGTATCTCTTTTCTGATATTAATCCTCCTCTCGATCCTAAACTCGGG ATTCACCATGATATGACTGCACCTTTGTCTCATTACTACATATACACAGGCCATAATTCTTATCTAACTGGGAATCAACTGAGTAGTGATTGCAGTGATGTCCCCATAATACAAGCTCTGCAGAGAGGTGTCAGAGTAATTGAATTGGATATTTGGCCAAATTCAGATGAAGATGATGTAGAGGTTCTACATGGAAG GACACTGACCACTCCAGTGGCACTCATCAAATGCTTGAGGTCTATTAAGGAGCATGCCTTTTCTGCTTCTGAGTATCCTGTTGTAATAACACTTGAAGATCATCTAACTCCAGATCTTCAGGAAAAAGTAGCTGAG ATGATCACTCAAACATTTGGAGACATGCTGTTTTCTCCTTCAGAGTGTTTGAAGGAGCTTCCTTCTCCAGAATCACTGAAAAAACGTATTATGATATCAACTAAGCCACCGAAAGAATACTTACAAGCCAAGGAAGTTAAGGAAAAAGATGCCTCAAAGAAAGGAACGGAG CAGGATGATTCTGATGAAGGAgaagatgatgaagatgatgaaggAGATCCAAAGTCAGAGAAGAATGCAGCTTCAGAATACAAGCGTTTAATTGCCATTCATGCTGGAAAGGGGAAAGGAGGACTATCTGATTGGCTGAGGGTTGACCCCAACAACGTAAGACGGCTTAGTCTCAGTGAACCAGCACTTGAAAAGGCTGTAGATACTCATAGCAAAGAGATTATCAG GTTCACACAGAAAAATTTGCTGAGAGTATACCCAAAGGGAATACGTGTTGACTCGTCCAATTATGATCCTTTTGTTGGGTGGACGCATGGAGCTCAAATGGTAGCATTTAATATGCAG GGTTATGGAAGATCACTTTGGTTGATGCACGGTATGTTCAGGGCTAATGGTGGCTGTGGATATGTTAAGAAACCTGATTTACTATTGACAGCTGGTCCTAACAATGAGGTCTTCGATCCTACAAAAAAATTGCCTGTCAAAACTACACTAAAG GTGACTGTATATATGGGTGATGGGTGGGACAAAGACTTCGATCAGACACACTTTGATACGTACTCACCTCCAGATTTCTATGCAAAG GTAGGAATTGCTGGAGTTCCTGCTGATGCcataaagaagaaaacaaagacaATGGACGACAATTGGATACCAACCTGGGATGAGCAGTTTGAATTTCCACTAACAGTACCTGAATTGGCTCTACTTCGCATTAAAGTTCTTGATTATAATAGGTCTGACAAGGATGAGTTCGCTGGCCAAACATGTCTACCTGTGCCAGAGCTGCGACAAGGTATCCGAGCAGTCCCACTCTTCGATCGGAAGGGGGAGAAGTACAGTTCTGTGAAGCTTTTCATGCGTTTCGAATTCGTTTAA
- the LOC107780064 gene encoding phosphoinositide phospholipase C 2 isoform X2, whose protein sequence is MSKQTYKVGFFFRRQFTMAAAEAPADVKNTFNHYSDGAGVMNVENFQRFLIEVQKEKNVTLDDAQAIINKYGDPKHTGLQLDAFFKYLFSDINPPLDPKLGIHHDMTAPLSHYYIYTGHNSYLTGNQLSSDCSDVPIIQALQRGVRVIELDIWPNSDEDDVEVLHGRTLTTPVALIKCLRSIKEHAFSASEYPVVITLEDHLTPDLQEKVAEMITQTFGDMLFSPSECLKELPSPESLKKRIMISTKPPKEYLQAKEVKEKDASKKGTEDDSDEGEDDEDDEGDPKSEKNAASEYKRLIAIHAGKGKGGLSDWLRVDPNNVRRLSLSEPALEKAVDTHSKEIIRFTQKNLLRVYPKGIRVDSSNYDPFVGWTHGAQMVAFNMQGYGRSLWLMHGMFRANGGCGYVKKPDLLLTAGPNNEVFDPTKKLPVKTTLKVTVYMGDGWDKDFDQTHFDTYSPPDFYAKVGIAGVPADAIKKKTKTMDDNWIPTWDEQFEFPLTVPELALLRIKVLDYNRSDKDEFAGQTCLPVPELRQGIRAVPLFDRKGEKYSSVKLFMRFEFV, encoded by the exons ATGTCGAAACAGACGTACAAAGTCGGTTTCTTTTTCCGTCGGCAGTTTACGATGGCCGCCGCCGAGGCTCCGGCGGACGTTAAGAACACGTTCAACCATTATTCCGACGGTGCCGGAGTCATGAACGTCGAGAACTTTCAACGGTTCTTAATTGAAGTTCAGAAGGAGAAAAATGTAACCTTAGACGACGCTCAGGCGATAATCAATAAGTACGGCGACCCTAAGCACACAGGCCTCCAACTCGATGCTTTCTTCAAGTATCTCTTTTCTGATATTAATCCTCCTCTCGATCCTAAACTCGGG ATTCACCATGATATGACTGCACCTTTGTCTCATTACTACATATACACAGGCCATAATTCTTATCTAACTGGGAATCAACTGAGTAGTGATTGCAGTGATGTCCCCATAATACAAGCTCTGCAGAGAGGTGTCAGAGTAATTGAATTGGATATTTGGCCAAATTCAGATGAAGATGATGTAGAGGTTCTACATGGAAG GACACTGACCACTCCAGTGGCACTCATCAAATGCTTGAGGTCTATTAAGGAGCATGCCTTTTCTGCTTCTGAGTATCCTGTTGTAATAACACTTGAAGATCATCTAACTCCAGATCTTCAGGAAAAAGTAGCTGAG ATGATCACTCAAACATTTGGAGACATGCTGTTTTCTCCTTCAGAGTGTTTGAAGGAGCTTCCTTCTCCAGAATCACTGAAAAAACGTATTATGATATCAACTAAGCCACCGAAAGAATACTTACAAGCCAAGGAAGTTAAGGAAAAAGATGCCTCAAAGAAAGGAACGGAG GATGATTCTGATGAAGGAgaagatgatgaagatgatgaaggAGATCCAAAGTCAGAGAAGAATGCAGCTTCAGAATACAAGCGTTTAATTGCCATTCATGCTGGAAAGGGGAAAGGAGGACTATCTGATTGGCTGAGGGTTGACCCCAACAACGTAAGACGGCTTAGTCTCAGTGAACCAGCACTTGAAAAGGCTGTAGATACTCATAGCAAAGAGATTATCAG GTTCACACAGAAAAATTTGCTGAGAGTATACCCAAAGGGAATACGTGTTGACTCGTCCAATTATGATCCTTTTGTTGGGTGGACGCATGGAGCTCAAATGGTAGCATTTAATATGCAG GGTTATGGAAGATCACTTTGGTTGATGCACGGTATGTTCAGGGCTAATGGTGGCTGTGGATATGTTAAGAAACCTGATTTACTATTGACAGCTGGTCCTAACAATGAGGTCTTCGATCCTACAAAAAAATTGCCTGTCAAAACTACACTAAAG GTGACTGTATATATGGGTGATGGGTGGGACAAAGACTTCGATCAGACACACTTTGATACGTACTCACCTCCAGATTTCTATGCAAAG GTAGGAATTGCTGGAGTTCCTGCTGATGCcataaagaagaaaacaaagacaATGGACGACAATTGGATACCAACCTGGGATGAGCAGTTTGAATTTCCACTAACAGTACCTGAATTGGCTCTACTTCGCATTAAAGTTCTTGATTATAATAGGTCTGACAAGGATGAGTTCGCTGGCCAAACATGTCTACCTGTGCCAGAGCTGCGACAAGGTATCCGAGCAGTCCCACTCTTCGATCGGAAGGGGGAGAAGTACAGTTCTGTGAAGCTTTTCATGCGTTTCGAATTCGTTTAA
- the LOC107780064 gene encoding phosphoinositide phospholipase C 2 isoform X3, which translates to MLSSSISFLILILLSILNSGDCSDVPIIQALQRGVRVIELDIWPNSDEDDVEVLHGRTLTTPVALIKCLRSIKEHAFSASEYPVVITLEDHLTPDLQEKVAEMITQTFGDMLFSPSECLKELPSPESLKKRIMISTKPPKEYLQAKEVKEKDASKKGTEQDDSDEGEDDEDDEGDPKSEKNAASEYKRLIAIHAGKGKGGLSDWLRVDPNNVRRLSLSEPALEKAVDTHSKEIIRFTQKNLLRVYPKGIRVDSSNYDPFVGWTHGAQMVAFNMQGYGRSLWLMHGMFRANGGCGYVKKPDLLLTAGPNNEVFDPTKKLPVKTTLKVTVYMGDGWDKDFDQTHFDTYSPPDFYAKVGIAGVPADAIKKKTKTMDDNWIPTWDEQFEFPLTVPELALLRIKVLDYNRSDKDEFAGQTCLPVPELRQGIRAVPLFDRKGEKYSSVKLFMRFEFV; encoded by the exons ATGCTTTCTTCAAGTATCTCTTTTCTGATATTAATCCTCCTCTCGATCCTAAACTCGGG TGATTGCAGTGATGTCCCCATAATACAAGCTCTGCAGAGAGGTGTCAGAGTAATTGAATTGGATATTTGGCCAAATTCAGATGAAGATGATGTAGAGGTTCTACATGGAAG GACACTGACCACTCCAGTGGCACTCATCAAATGCTTGAGGTCTATTAAGGAGCATGCCTTTTCTGCTTCTGAGTATCCTGTTGTAATAACACTTGAAGATCATCTAACTCCAGATCTTCAGGAAAAAGTAGCTGAG ATGATCACTCAAACATTTGGAGACATGCTGTTTTCTCCTTCAGAGTGTTTGAAGGAGCTTCCTTCTCCAGAATCACTGAAAAAACGTATTATGATATCAACTAAGCCACCGAAAGAATACTTACAAGCCAAGGAAGTTAAGGAAAAAGATGCCTCAAAGAAAGGAACGGAG CAGGATGATTCTGATGAAGGAgaagatgatgaagatgatgaaggAGATCCAAAGTCAGAGAAGAATGCAGCTTCAGAATACAAGCGTTTAATTGCCATTCATGCTGGAAAGGGGAAAGGAGGACTATCTGATTGGCTGAGGGTTGACCCCAACAACGTAAGACGGCTTAGTCTCAGTGAACCAGCACTTGAAAAGGCTGTAGATACTCATAGCAAAGAGATTATCAG GTTCACACAGAAAAATTTGCTGAGAGTATACCCAAAGGGAATACGTGTTGACTCGTCCAATTATGATCCTTTTGTTGGGTGGACGCATGGAGCTCAAATGGTAGCATTTAATATGCAG GGTTATGGAAGATCACTTTGGTTGATGCACGGTATGTTCAGGGCTAATGGTGGCTGTGGATATGTTAAGAAACCTGATTTACTATTGACAGCTGGTCCTAACAATGAGGTCTTCGATCCTACAAAAAAATTGCCTGTCAAAACTACACTAAAG GTGACTGTATATATGGGTGATGGGTGGGACAAAGACTTCGATCAGACACACTTTGATACGTACTCACCTCCAGATTTCTATGCAAAG GTAGGAATTGCTGGAGTTCCTGCTGATGCcataaagaagaaaacaaagacaATGGACGACAATTGGATACCAACCTGGGATGAGCAGTTTGAATTTCCACTAACAGTACCTGAATTGGCTCTACTTCGCATTAAAGTTCTTGATTATAATAGGTCTGACAAGGATGAGTTCGCTGGCCAAACATGTCTACCTGTGCCAGAGCTGCGACAAGGTATCCGAGCAGTCCCACTCTTCGATCGGAAGGGGGAGAAGTACAGTTCTGTGAAGCTTTTCATGCGTTTCGAATTCGTTTAA